The genomic segment AGGAGCACAAACGAATGAAACGTATTGCTGTTTTAACTAGTGGTGGAGACGCCCCTGGTATGAATGCTGCTATCCGTGCAGTTGTTCGTAAAGCAATTTCAGAAGGAATGGAAGTTTACGGTATCTATGACGGTTATGCCGGCATGGTTGCTGGTGAAATTTATCCGCTTGATGCCGCATCAGTTGGAGATATTATTTCACGTGGTGGTACTTTCCTTCACTCAGCTCGTTATCCAGAATTTGCCCAATTAGAAGGACAATTAAAAGGAATTGAGCAACTTAAAAAACATGGTATTGAAGGAGTTGTGGTTATCGGTGGAGACGGTTCTTATCATGGCGCTATGCGATTGACAGAACATGGCTTTCCAGCTGTCGGACTTCCTGGCACGATTGACAATGATATCGTTGGTACAGATTTTACAATCGGTTTTGACACAGCTGTTACAACTGCGATGGATGCCATTGATAAGATTCGCGATACCTCATCTAGTCACCGTCGTACTTTTGTTGTTGAAGTAATGGGACGTAACGCTGGAGACATCGCTCTCTGGGCTGGTATTGCTACAGGTGCCGATGAAATCATCGTTCCTGAAGAAGACTTCAAAATCGAAGATATCGTTGCAAGTATTAAACGTGGCTATGAAGAAGGTAAGAAACATAATATTATTGTTCTTGCAGAGGGTGTTATGTCGGCCGATGAATTTGGTAAGAAGTTGAAAGAAGCTGGTGATGTGAGCGATCTTCGTGTGACGGAACTTGGACATATTCAACGTGGTGGTTCCCCAACTGCTCGTGACCGTGTTCTTGCTTCTCGTATGGGTGCTCATGCCGTTACCCTTCTTAAGAAGGGTATTGGTGGTGTTGCGGTTGGTATTCGTAATGAACAAATGGTTGAAAATCCAATCCTTGGTACAGCAGAAGAGGGTGCTTTATTTAGTTTAACAGAAGACGGTAAGATTATTGTTAATAATCCACATAAAGCTGATCTTGATCTTGCTAAATTAAACCGTAGCATTTCAATGTAATTTTAATTTGTTATTCTGGTCATAAAGACCATTTAAATAAAAAGGAGTGTTCATATATCATGAATAAACGTGTAAAAATCGTTGCAACTTTAGGTCCTGCGGTAGAAATCCGTGGTGGTAAAAGATTTGGTGAAGATGGCTATTGGAGCGAAAAATTAGATGTTGAAGCATCGGCTCAAAATATTGCAAAATTAATCCAAGCTGGTGCAAATACATTCCGTTTCAACTTCTCGCATGGTGATCATGCAGAACAAGGTGATCGTATGGCTACTGTGCACCGTGCAGAAGAAATTGCTGGTCAAAAAGTTGGTTATCTTCTTGATACAAAAGGACCTGAAATTCGTACAGAATTATTTGAAGGTGACGCTAAAGAATACTCTTACAAAACGGGTGAACAAATCCGTGTTGCAACGAAACAAGGTATCAAATCAACTCGCGAAGTTATTGCTTTGAATGTAGCAGGTGCACTTGACATCTTTGATGACGTTGAAGTTGGAAAACAAGTTCTTGTTGATGATGGTAAACTTGGTCTGCGCGTTATTGCAAAAGATCCTGTTACACGTGAATTTGAAGTAGAGGTTGAAAATGATGGAATTATCGCAAAACAAAAAGGTGTGAATATTCCAAATACAAAAATTCCTTTCCCAGCGCTTGCTGAACGCGACAATGATGATATTCGTTTCGGTTTGGAACAAGGAATCAACTTTATCGCTATTTCATTCGTACGTACTGCAAAAGATGTTAATGAAGTTCGTGCAATCTGTGAAGAAACTGGTAATGGACATGTGAAATTGTTCGCTAAAATCGAAAACCAACAAGGTATTGAAAACTTGGATGAAATCCTTGAAGTAGCTGATGGTATCATGATTGCTCGTGGTGACATGGGTATTGAAGTTCCATTTGAAATGGTTCCAGTTTACCAAAAAATGATTATCACAAAAGTCAATGCAGCTGGTAAAATTGCGATTACCGCAACAAACATGCTTGAAACAATGACTGAAAAACCGCGTGCTACTCGTTCAGAAGTATCAGACGTGTTTAACGCTGTTATTGACGGAACAGATGCAACAATGCTTTCAGGTGAATCTGCAAATGGTAAATACCCACTTGAATCTGTAACAACTATGGCTACAATTGATAAAAACGCTCAAACTCTATTGAATGAATATGGACGTTTGTCATCAGTTGACTATGCTCGTAGTTCTAAAACAGAAGTTGTTGCTTCAGCAGTGAAAGATGCTACAAACTCAATGGATATTAAATTGGTCGTTACAATCACTGAAACAGGTAACACTGCACGATTGATTTCTAAATATCGTCCTGACGCTGATATCTTAGCAGTAACATTTGATGAATTGACACAACGCTCATTGATGTTAAACTGGGGTGTTATTCCAGTTGTAACTGAAAAACCTGCTTCTACTGACGACATGTTTGAAGTTGCAGAAAAAGTTGCTCTTTCAACAGGATTAGTAGAATCAGGTGACAACATTGTGATTGTAGCCGGTGTCCCAGTTGGAACTGGTGGAACAAACACTATGCGTATCCGCACAGTTCGTTAATTTGTATTACTAAAAGAAAAGAAGCTTATCAATCAACGTTTTTCTAGCTTGATTGGTAGGTTTTTTTAGTTGCAGATAAAAATAGGAATAGCAATTTACTTTTTCCGCCTTTGTTTATTTTCTGAAAACATGATATAATAAATAAAAGAAGAGGAGAGAGAATGGTAAAAAGAGATTTAATTAGGAACATTATTATTTTATCCGTCATTGTAATAATTATCGCTTGTTTGCGAATTTTTATTTTTACACCATATGGCATTACCGCAAAAGATGCGAATCATTTTTTGAAAGACAGAGATATTGTTATTGCCAATAAGAACAAAAAAATCAAAAGAGATGATTTTGTATTGTATGAGGTGGATGGAAAAGAATATGTCGGACGTGTCGTTGGTTTAGGAAATGACTCTGTCGTTTATATGGATGATGTACTGTACTTAAATAATAAAATTAAGTCAGAAGATTATTTAACGAAAGATAAGGAAAAATATTTAGCGAAGGCTACTAATACAGGCTATTTCACTCATGACTTTACTATTCAGACATTAACAAAATCAAATACAAATATAATTCCAGCAAAATCTTATTTGATCTTAAATGATAATCGACAAAATATGGAAGATAGTCGGAAATTTGGTTTGATTGCAGAGAAACAAATTAAGGGAGTTATCTCTTTTAGAGTGCTCCCCTTGGATCAATTTGGTTTTATTAAAATGAAGTAGCATTAAGTGTTAAAAAAGCGAAACTGAAAATTTATATTTCAGTTTCGCTTTTTCGTGTTTCCTGATGAAAAACATTTTGCCATGTTTCGTGACGACGCCAAAGGCTGGTATGGATAATTCCATCTTCTTCATAACAAATGAGTTTGGTTTTTTGGCTAATAGAAGTTAAATGGAAATTTTTAATAGGAGATTGCTTTCCTTTTTCGGTTTGAAATTCTTTTTTGTTCATTTGGTAGCCATCTTGGGAAATGTAAACAAATTCAGGAGCTAGTAAGTCCTCTAATTGGCTTCCCTGCTCGACTAATTGTTCTCTCATAAATAATTTTCGATAAACATTGTCCAAAATTTCATCCTCTGGGATAGGTGCGGGCTCAATGTGAATGTCAATATCAAAAACTCCAAATTGATCTTTGAGCATAAATTCAACTTGATCGGCAATTTCATGGCTTTCATAGACAGATAAGTCGGGATTCATTTCTAAAATGAGGTCAAGATAGATGTTACTACCATAAGTACGACCTCTTTGAGATTTAACACGGGAAATTTTAGGAATTTCTAAAATGGCTTCTTTGTATTCTTTTAAAAGATTTTCATCAAAACCGTCTGATAGACTAAAAGAGGATTCCATAAAAATTTCGTAAGCCGTTTTAAGAATGAAAAAGGTGATAATGATAGCAACAAGTTTATCCACAATCGGGAAATTTAAGGCACTTGCGATGATTGCAATCGTTGTACCAAGAGAAGTGATAGCATCAGATAAATTGTCTTTGGCAGCAGCATCAAGCGCTTTAGAATGTGCTTTTTTTGCTAAGGATTTATTATAAAAGTAAACACCAGTCATAATCAAAGCGGAGACCATTCCAACTAAAGCACCCAAAGGATCAATGATTGTTTCTTGGCGAGAGATAATTTTTTGAACGGTATCAATCAGAACATCAAAGCCAACAAAAAACATGATAAGAGAAGTGACAAGACTAGCCAAGTCTTCAATTTTCCAGTGACCAAATTTGTGATCCGTGTCAGCCGGTTTGCGTGCCATACGAAGCCCTATCAAAACGGCAATATTAGCCACAATATCTGAAACATTGTTAAAACCATCGGCTGTCAAACTGGAGGATTGTAAGGTAGAGCCAGCAATAATTTTAGCAATTGATAAGATGATGTAGGTTACAATAGCTAAAATAGCACCGCGCTCTGCGAGTTTAAGATTTTTTGCTGGATTATTCATGAGTTTTCCTTTCAGAAAGTTTATTATAACGCTTTTTACGTGATTTTTCAAACTTTTATAGGACGAAATGTGTGAAGACTTCTCTTTCTAGTTTA from the Streptococcus constellatus subsp. constellatus genome contains:
- the lepB gene encoding signal peptidase I; amino-acid sequence: MVKRDLIRNIIILSVIVIIIACLRIFIFTPYGITAKDANHFLKDRDIVIANKNKKIKRDDFVLYEVDGKEYVGRVVGLGNDSVVYMDDVLYLNNKIKSEDYLTKDKEKYLAKATNTGYFTHDFTIQTLTKSNTNIIPAKSYLILNDNRQNMEDSRKFGLIAEKQIKGVISFRVLPLDQFGFIKMK
- a CDS encoding cation diffusion facilitator family transporter yields the protein MNNPAKNLKLAERGAILAIVTYIILSIAKIIAGSTLQSSSLTADGFNNVSDIVANIAVLIGLRMARKPADTDHKFGHWKIEDLASLVTSLIMFFVGFDVLIDTVQKIISRQETIIDPLGALVGMVSALIMTGVYFYNKSLAKKAHSKALDAAAKDNLSDAITSLGTTIAIIASALNFPIVDKLVAIIITFFILKTAYEIFMESSFSLSDGFDENLLKEYKEAILEIPKISRVKSQRGRTYGSNIYLDLILEMNPDLSVYESHEIADQVEFMLKDQFGVFDIDIHIEPAPIPEDEILDNVYRKLFMREQLVEQGSQLEDLLAPEFVYISQDGYQMNKKEFQTEKGKQSPIKNFHLTSISQKTKLICYEEDGIIHTSLWRRHETWQNVFHQETRKSETEI
- the pyk gene encoding pyruvate kinase is translated as MNKRVKIVATLGPAVEIRGGKRFGEDGYWSEKLDVEASAQNIAKLIQAGANTFRFNFSHGDHAEQGDRMATVHRAEEIAGQKVGYLLDTKGPEIRTELFEGDAKEYSYKTGEQIRVATKQGIKSTREVIALNVAGALDIFDDVEVGKQVLVDDGKLGLRVIAKDPVTREFEVEVENDGIIAKQKGVNIPNTKIPFPALAERDNDDIRFGLEQGINFIAISFVRTAKDVNEVRAICEETGNGHVKLFAKIENQQGIENLDEILEVADGIMIARGDMGIEVPFEMVPVYQKMIITKVNAAGKIAITATNMLETMTEKPRATRSEVSDVFNAVIDGTDATMLSGESANGKYPLESVTTMATIDKNAQTLLNEYGRLSSVDYARSSKTEVVASAVKDATNSMDIKLVVTITETGNTARLISKYRPDADILAVTFDELTQRSLMLNWGVIPVVTEKPASTDDMFEVAEKVALSTGLVESGDNIVIVAGVPVGTGGTNTMRIRTVR
- the pfkA gene encoding 6-phosphofructokinase, with product MKRIAVLTSGGDAPGMNAAIRAVVRKAISEGMEVYGIYDGYAGMVAGEIYPLDAASVGDIISRGGTFLHSARYPEFAQLEGQLKGIEQLKKHGIEGVVVIGGDGSYHGAMRLTEHGFPAVGLPGTIDNDIVGTDFTIGFDTAVTTAMDAIDKIRDTSSSHRRTFVVEVMGRNAGDIALWAGIATGADEIIVPEEDFKIEDIVASIKRGYEEGKKHNIIVLAEGVMSADEFGKKLKEAGDVSDLRVTELGHIQRGGSPTARDRVLASRMGAHAVTLLKKGIGGVAVGIRNEQMVENPILGTAEEGALFSLTEDGKIIVNNPHKADLDLAKLNRSISM